The DNA sequence GCGCAACACGGTGATGTGGTTCGGTGGCGTAGGATGTGGGACGTTTACATTGCTATTGTTCTATGTGCCACAATGGTTCGGCGGCAATTTGTTGTTGATCCAAATTGTCGGCATTTTGTGGGGGGCGTGTCTTGCCGGTTACGTGCCACTATCGGCGCTTGTTCCTTCTCTCGTTAGAGAGGACAAAGGTGCCGCGATGTCTATTCTCAACCTCGGGGCCGGTCTTTGTGTCTTCGTTGGTCCGGCTATCGTCGGTTTATTCTATGATTTAGTCGGTAGCGAAGGGGTCATTTGGATCCTCGCGTGCTTGTACTTTTTTGGCGCGTATTTGACGAAATTTATCCATTTGCCCGATCGTGCGAAAACAGCCGGAGATGCGCCCGTAGGACATGAAAGTGGAAAACGTTCAGATGACCCCTTAGCCGTGAACGGTACTGTTAGGTAAGGTGAGGCAAAGCGAGTAAGTGGACTAGCAAAACAGGGAGTCATCGCCAAGCTCCGAATGTGACATTCAAATACGTAGCGGGGAGAGATTAATCGTGAGAATCGCGTTAGGATCCGACCACAACGGGTATTTCCTTAAAGAAGAGCTAAAAAAGCACGTGCAGGATCTCGGACACGACGTCATTGACTACGGATGTGATTCGTGTGAAGCTGTCGACTACCCAGATGTCGCCTTTCGCGTGGCTGAAGATATCGTGAGTAAAAAAGTGTCGCGAGGTATCTTGATTTGTGGGACGGGGATCGGTGTCGCCATTGCAGCAGGAAAAGTTCCTGGGGTCCGAGCGGCTCTCTGCCACGATACGTATTCGGCGGAGCGGGCACAAAAAAGTAACAATGCGCAAATTTTAACGATGGGTGCCCAAGTGATTGGCGTACAATTGGCGAAGAAGGTAGTAGATGCGTATTTGAAGGCGCAATTTAGCGGGGGTAACTCCGGGCGGAAGGTACAGAAAATTATTAATAAGGAAAACGAGTTATTGAAAGGGGAGGCAAACGGTTATGAAGAAACTCATCAATAATGCAAGAGACGTTGTCGAAGAGACGCTTGAAGGGTATGTAGAGGCACATCCGTCATACGTCAAACAACTTCCCACAAGTAAGCGGTCACTAGTGACTGCTAAAAAGACGCGCGACGGTAAAGTTGGCGTATTAATCGGCGGGGGCTCCGGTCACGAACCGGCATTTTTGGGCTATGTCGGTGCAGGCATGGCTGATGCCGTGGCAGTCGGAAATATTTTTGCCTCCCCACCACCTAATCCAATTTTAGAAGCGACGAAAGCAATCGACAAAGGAGCCGGTGTCGTCTACGTTTACGGAAATTATGCCGGCGATGTGATGAACTTCGGCATGGCCGCTGAACTTGCTGAGCTAGAAGCGGGGATCCGCGTCGGGCAAGTGATTGCCACAGACGATGTCGCCTCAGCCCCTAAGGAAGAGGCAAACAAACGTCGCGGCATTGCTGGAGAGTTTTTCGTTTGGAAAGTAGCGGGTGCGGCTGCGGACAGAGGATACGGTATGGACGAAGTGATGCGGCTCGCCAACAAGGCTAACGCCAACACCCGCACGATGGGCGTCGGGCTTGGCCCGTGTTACATCCCGCAAACTGGCAAGCCGAGCTTCGAACTTGCGGGCGATGAGATGGAAATCGGGCTCGGACACCACGGTGAACCAGGGATTGAAAAAGGAAAGCTACAATCGGCTGATCAGGTGGCCGACCGCCTGCTAACTGACATTTTAACCGATATGCCGCTCGCACGAGGTGCAAAAGTTGCCGTTCTCGTCAACGGGTTAGGCGCAACCCCACGTATGGAATTATATATTATTTTCCGGAGGGTTAAACAGCTGCTTAGCGAAAAGGGCATCGCCATTTACCGGACGTATGTCGGCGATTACATCACCTCGCTAGAGATGAGTGGCTGTTCGCTGACGGTGATGACATTGGATGACGAATTGGCAGTGGCCGTGGACTATCCTGTCGATTGTCCGATGTTCGTGCAAAAATAGAGGGGGGTCGCCTGCGATGTACACCGTAGAAGACTGGAAAAGATATTTTAAATCCGTTGCAGTAGCGATTGATAAGGAAAAAGACATTCTTTCAGAACTCGATCGGAAGATCGGCGACGGCGATCACGGCGTGACAATGTCGATCGGTTGGCAAGCGGTTAAGGAAAAACTAGAAGGCGAATTAAAGGATGTGCAAGATTGCGGGAAGATTTGTGTCGCGGTTGGCCTAACTTTTTTAAATGCCGTCGGTTCGACGGTCGGGCCGTTGTACGCGACTGGTTTTCTAAGGGGCGCAATCGTGCTACAACAAAAATCGATGCTGTCGGGAGAGGACCTTGTGCAATTTTGGACGGCTTTTGTCGACGGGATTAAGGCGCGTGGACAGGCGGAAGTTGGCGACAAAACGATGGTCGATACGTTTGCTCCCGCCAGCGATGCCTTGAGAGAAAACTTTGCACAAAGTGGTGATTTGCTCCGTGCTTTTACGGAAGCCGTTGCTGCTGGGGAACAGGGCATGCGATCGACACGAGAACTTATCTCGAAAAAAGGCCGTTCGAGCTGCTTGGGACAGCGGTCGGTAGGCAATCAAGACCCGGGGGCTACGTCGGCGTATATCTTATTGCAGACGTTCCTGCAATCGATCCGCGCCGTGCAAAACGTATAAGGTTTAATGCTGGATGGTTCCCTGTTACGGTAACCGTGGCGACTACCATTTCGTTTATCACAACAGCAACAAGCTATCACACAGCAACAAGCGGGAACCACCATTTGGTGAGTCGTTTCAAATGGGGTCTCATTTGTAAAGTTAGGCCGCCTTCTGCAGGCGGCTTCTTCATTTGCCACTCTCGTAGATATTTCCCATTCTTATCGCAGTGGGAGATCAGCCAATGGTTCGCATTTACATCCTTTGTGCGACAACGGTAAATCTGTATTCATCACTTTTAAAATATAGCTCGGTGTATTCGAACGGCGTATTGTCTTCTAACATATACCATAGTCTGACTTTTATCGCGGGCTTGATGTCGTTTATCTGGCCCCTATGCACAAGCAGGAACCGACACATTCAGTCAAACGTTGATGGGGCTTGGGGCACTAGGGGTCTTCATCTTCGGTTTGGCGAAGAATCGTCGGATCGGAAATAACCTATAATGATTGACACTATTGTTTATCATATTTTCACTTCAAAAACAGTCCGCTCATCCTCGGTAGCGTGTTTTGCGGAGTTGGCGTAGTTTTGGTCATTAGAAATTTATTTTAGTATAGTAGTATAAAACGTTCCGGGGGGATTGTCCGTGAAAGTCATTGGTCTCATTGGTGGGATGAGTTGGGAATCTACTGTTGAGTATTATCGGATCATTAACGAGTCGGTGAAACAAACACTCGGGGGGTTGCATTCCGCGAAGTGCATTTTGTACAGTGTGGATTTTGCCGAGATCGAACGGGATCAAGTAGCAGGGAACTGGAAAAAGGCAGGGCACACTTTAGGCGCTGCAGCGGCAGCTCTGCAAAAAGCGGGGGCGGACTTTATCGTCATATGTACGAATACGATGCATAAAGTCGTCGACGACGTTGCCGCACATATTAGTATACCGATTTTACATATTGCCGAGGCTACGGCAACGCAAATTAAAGAAAAGGACTTGCAAACCGTAGGACTACTCGGTACGAAATATACGATGGAGCAAGATTTTTATATTTCGCGTATCGAACGTCACGGCATCGATGTATTAGTACCCGTGGGAGAAGCGCGAGATGTCGTTAATAAGGTCATATTTGAGGAGTTGTGCCTAGGCGATATTCAACAATCATCGCGCGAGTATTACATGCAAGTGATTAAGAATCTCGTAGACCGTGGGGCTGAAGGCATTATTTTAGGTTGTACCGAGATTGGGTTATTACTCGAACAAGAAGATTCCCCTGTGCCACTATTCGATACGACTGTCATCCACGCGCAAGAAGCGGTCCGCAAGGCGTTAGGGGAATAACTTGCATTAAGGTGCTTGACAAATTTTAAAAGATGTCATGACGCGCGGAGGAAGCTTCCGCGCCGTATATTTACGCGACTTACGATACTTGTTAGTCTCCTATATTTTCCCTGAGAATACTTTCCCTTATAAAAAAAATGATAAAATACGCTTGTCATCTAATCTTGAGTTTGCTATAATAACAATCATTACTTTGTGATAGATTTCCCTTTAAACCATAGAACTTACAGAAACTAACTACCTAGCGTCATTGAACGGTTTCCAACAGTTACTGGCGCTCTGGCTGTCTAAATCGGTTGACTTGTTTTCCGACAAGCAGTTCCCGATTGTGAGCCAGTCCTAATGGGTCGCTGACGACCGATTTTGGGCTGGCTTTTACTATTTTATGAGGAGGGGTTGCGTGTGGCAGATGTACGCGTTGCCGTCGATGTGGGCGGCACATTTACGGATGTATTCGTGTTTAATCAGTCGACAGGAGATATTTCGGTGACGAAAGTGTCCTCGGTGCCTGCGAATCCCGCAGTCGGGATCATTAACGGAGTGAAAAAAAGCGGGGTCCCCGCCGCGGACATCCGTTTGTTCAGTCACGGGACGACGGTGGGAACGAATGCGCTCATTACGCGGCGGTTGCCGCGAGCAGGGTTGGTGGCAACGAGAGGGTTTCGCGACGTGTTGGAAATTGGTCGGGCGACGAAGGAAGATTTATGGGACGCCTATAAAGACCGTGCGACCCCTTATATCCCGCGCCGGGATCGGCTGGAAGTGACGGAACGGATTAACTACGACGGACGGGTAGTCGCTGCGCTCGACGAGGCGGAGGCACGGCGGGTGGCACGCATTTTCAAGCGGCGGGAAGTCGAGTCGATCGCTGTCTGCTTTATTAACGCTTATGTAAACGGTGTCCACGAACGACGGATGAAAGAAATTTTGGAAGAAGAAATTCCCGGGGTGATGGTGTCCATTTCTAGTGAAGTGTTGCCGGAAATTTTTGAAGCCGAGCGCACGAGTACGACGGCTGTTAACGCGGTTCTCGGTCCGGTGTTAGACAAGTACATGAACCACCTCACCCGGGAATTGAAACATATGGGCTATGAACGGGAGGTGCTCGTTCTTCACTCGGGCGGCGGTGTAATGACGGCCGAGACGACCTCCCGCTTCGCCGCGCGAATTGCCGCTTCGGGGTTGGCGGGTGGCGCGGTTGCAATGTCCCACGTCGCCAAACTGTGCGGTTACCCGCATGCGATGGGACTAGATATGGGTGGTACGAGTACGGATGTGTCGCTCATGTGGGACGGCGACCTCCGGGTGACGAAAGACTGGAGTATCGAATACGGTTACCCGATTCGCTTTCCGGCGATCGAGATTAAGACGATCGGTGCGGGCGGCGGTTCAGAAGCGTGGATTGACGACGGCGATTCCTTGCGCAACGGCCCACAGAGCGCGGGCGCTGATCCCGGCCCTGTCTGCTACCGCAAAGGCGGTGAGACGCCGACCAATACGGATGCTAATGTCGTGTTAGGACGACTGGGGGTCAGTCTGTTGAGCGGGGACATGGCGTTAGACGAGGCGGCTGCGCATCGGGCGATCGAAGAAGAAATCGCCGTTCCCTTAGGAATGGACACTGTTGAAGCAGCGGCAGCTATTATTCAATTGGCAAACGCTAACATGTGTGATGCGCTGCGTCTCATTTCTGTACAGAAAGGGTATGATCCGCGTGACTTTGCGCTTGTTGCTTTCGGTGGAGCGGGGCCGTTACACGGAGCGGAAGTGGCGAAGGAGATGCACATACCGACAGTGATCGTGCCGCCGCACCCAGGCATTGCCTCGGCGATGGGCTGCTTGCTTGTCGATATCGCACACGATTTTTCACAGTCGATGGTCGTGTCGGCGACGGAAGAAGGTTTAGCGGAACTTGAAGGCACGTTTCGTTCCTTGGAAGAGCAGGCATTGGAACAGTTAGTGAAAGACGGGGCTGCAGCGAAAGACGTCGAATTGTTGCGTTTTGTGGACATGCGCTATACGGGACAGTGGCGCACCCAAGCGATTCTGTGGCAAAAGGGAGGCATAGACGAGCTGTTGACAGCGTTTCACCGCGAACACGAGCGGGAATTCGCTTTTTCTCGCCCCGAGCAGCCGGTGGAAATCTTCGGTGTGAGACTGCGGGCGGTCGGACGGATTCCAAAACCAGCTTTACCGCGTCATCAGAAGAGAGAGGTAACCATTTTATCTGCTCATGAAACGGTGGGAACCGCTTCTGCATGTCGGCGGGGCGGAGATGACACTCCTTCGAATCAGTCGCATGAACAAACCGTTGTCGTCCGCCCGTTCGACTCGCGACAAGTGTACTTTAAGGAAGCGAGTGGTTTCACGCATACACCAGTCTTTAACCGAAGTGAATTGCCTGCGGGCACGCGCATCGTCGGACCGGCAATCGTCGAACAGATGGATTCGACCACCGTCATTCCACCGGATGTCGTCGCAGAAGTGGACGAGTACTTGAACATTATGATGCACATCGAGCAGGGGGTGTCGTCGTGAACAAAGTGAGCGCTGCAAACAAATTAGAGCCTCTTAATAAGGTAGATGCCGTCGGAGAAGGACATGTTGCGAATGAAATGAACGAACAGTTGGATCCTGTCACATTTGAAGTGTTGAAAAATGCGTTTATCAATTTGGTCGACCAGATGTCGGAACAAATTTTGCGCACGTGCTATTCTTTCGTCATTTATTGCCGCGATTTTTCCAATGCGCTCAGCGATGCCGCAGGGAATACGGTGATGCAGGGAAGTCAAGACATCGCCGTCCACGTCGGGACGCTGCACCAGACCGCTAAGGCGGTGCTCAAGCAGTTCGCAGACGACATCCACCCGGGGGACGTGTTTCTCATTAATGACCCTTATCTCGGAGGCACGCACTTTTGCGATGTGCGGGTGATCCGGCCGGTGTTTGTCGACGGGGAATTGCTCGCATTGCTGCAATCGAATGGTCACTGGGCAGACGTCGGAGGCAGTGTGCCCGGTTCCTTCGACGTGAAGGCGAAAGACTACTACGGCGAAGGGTTGCGCATTCCGCCGCTCAAAGTGTGGGATCGCGGAAAGTATCGCCAAGATGTCGCCAATTTGTTGGCCGCGAACATGCGCGTGCCGGAAGATCGGTTGGGCGATTTGCGCGCCCAGGCTGAGGCGACGCGCGTCGGAGAGAAACGATTGTTGGAGTTGGTAGAGAAATACGGAAAAGAGACCGTAAAAGCGGCCTTTCGCGAGAGTCAAGACTACGTGACGCGGGTCACTGCGAGCCGGATCGAAAAATTGCCCCGGGGCACGTGGGAAACGGAAGATTACATCGATAGCGACCCGACGATCGGGGACGGCATGATCCCGATCCGCGTTAAAATGCGCATCGACGAAGAAGGAATACATTACGACCTCACGGGCACGCATCCGTACATTAATTGTTTTTTGAATTCGGGCTACGGGGCGACGTATTCTGCACTACTCGCGGGAACGAAGACGTTTTTCCCCGATATTCCGCTCAACTCCGGGTTTTATCGCCTGATTAAGGCGACGATCCCCGAGGGGACGGTCGTGAACGCACCCGATCCTGTCGCTGTGACCGGTTTTTGTTCCGGCGTCTTTGAAAAAGTGATGAATGCCA is a window from the Numidum massiliense genome containing:
- the dhaL gene encoding dihydroxyacetone kinase subunit DhaL, encoding MYTVEDWKRYFKSVAVAIDKEKDILSELDRKIGDGDHGVTMSIGWQAVKEKLEGELKDVQDCGKICVAVGLTFLNAVGSTVGPLYATGFLRGAIVLQQKSMLSGEDLVQFWTAFVDGIKARGQAEVGDKTMVDTFAPASDALRENFAQSGDLLRAFTEAVAAGEQGMRSTRELISKKGRSSCLGQRSVGNQDPGATSAYILLQTFLQSIRAVQNV
- a CDS encoding hydantoinase B/oxoprolinase family protein; the protein is MNKVSAANKLEPLNKVDAVGEGHVANEMNEQLDPVTFEVLKNAFINLVDQMSEQILRTCYSFVIYCRDFSNALSDAAGNTVMQGSQDIAVHVGTLHQTAKAVLKQFADDIHPGDVFLINDPYLGGTHFCDVRVIRPVFVDGELLALLQSNGHWADVGGSVPGSFDVKAKDYYGEGLRIPPLKVWDRGKYRQDVANLLAANMRVPEDRLGDLRAQAEATRVGEKRLLELVEKYGKETVKAAFRESQDYVTRVTASRIEKLPRGTWETEDYIDSDPTIGDGMIPIRVKMRIDEEGIHYDLTGTHPYINCFLNSGYGATYSALLAGTKTFFPDIPLNSGFYRLIKATIPEGTVVNAPDPVAVTGFCSGVFEKVMNAIFELWSGIVPERAMACSFNLEYLLVGGRDKRPGYDSFFMWYDWMAGGWGARQGKDGSNATAPVFGVGLSVQPVEGQERLSPVVTTQHQMITDSGGPGQFRGGCGVEKGGVLTDSEKVVISNCCDRSISLTWGIFGGQPSIPHGVWLNPQTAGESYLGAVFSGEPLQTGDCFTRPSAGGGGLGDPLKRDPRQVLEDVIDEYVSVERARKDYGVVIEPIDPEVCKYAIDWEQTEAVRRDIRAQRKQWLQQDPLEVLQDFIDEKIDALDVVRRYGVIVDRAKQQVLPRSTEQFRAMLHRRTVPFWE
- the rpiB gene encoding ribose 5-phosphate isomerase B, producing the protein MRIALGSDHNGYFLKEELKKHVQDLGHDVIDYGCDSCEAVDYPDVAFRVAEDIVSKKVSRGILICGTGIGVAIAAGKVPGVRAALCHDTYSAERAQKSNNAQILTMGAQVIGVQLAKKVVDAYLKAQFSGGNSGRKVQKIINKENELLKGEANGYEETHQ
- a CDS encoding hydantoinase/oxoprolinase family protein; the protein is MADVRVAVDVGGTFTDVFVFNQSTGDISVTKVSSVPANPAVGIINGVKKSGVPAADIRLFSHGTTVGTNALITRRLPRAGLVATRGFRDVLEIGRATKEDLWDAYKDRATPYIPRRDRLEVTERINYDGRVVAALDEAEARRVARIFKRREVESIAVCFINAYVNGVHERRMKEILEEEIPGVMVSISSEVLPEIFEAERTSTTAVNAVLGPVLDKYMNHLTRELKHMGYEREVLVLHSGGGVMTAETTSRFAARIAASGLAGGAVAMSHVAKLCGYPHAMGLDMGGTSTDVSLMWDGDLRVTKDWSIEYGYPIRFPAIEIKTIGAGGGSEAWIDDGDSLRNGPQSAGADPGPVCYRKGGETPTNTDANVVLGRLGVSLLSGDMALDEAAAHRAIEEEIAVPLGMDTVEAAAAIIQLANANMCDALRLISVQKGYDPRDFALVAFGGAGPLHGAEVAKEMHIPTVIVPPHPGIASAMGCLLVDIAHDFSQSMVVSATEEGLAELEGTFRSLEEQALEQLVKDGAAAKDVELLRFVDMRYTGQWRTQAILWQKGGIDELLTAFHREHEREFAFSRPEQPVEIFGVRLRAVGRIPKPALPRHQKREVTILSAHETVGTASACRRGGDDTPSNQSHEQTVVVRPFDSRQVYFKEASGFTHTPVFNRSELPAGTRIVGPAIVEQMDSTTVIPPDVVAEVDEYLNIMMHIEQGVSS
- a CDS encoding dihydroxyacetone kinase subunit DhaK yields the protein MKKLINNARDVVEETLEGYVEAHPSYVKQLPTSKRSLVTAKKTRDGKVGVLIGGGSGHEPAFLGYVGAGMADAVAVGNIFASPPPNPILEATKAIDKGAGVVYVYGNYAGDVMNFGMAAELAELEAGIRVGQVIATDDVASAPKEEANKRRGIAGEFFVWKVAGAAADRGYGMDEVMRLANKANANTRTMGVGLGPCYIPQTGKPSFELAGDEMEIGLGHHGEPGIEKGKLQSADQVADRLLTDILTDMPLARGAKVAVLVNGLGATPRMELYIIFRRVKQLLSEKGIAIYRTYVGDYITSLEMSGCSLTVMTLDDELAVAVDYPVDCPMFVQK
- a CDS encoding aspartate/glutamate racemase family protein — protein: MKVIGLIGGMSWESTVEYYRIINESVKQTLGGLHSAKCILYSVDFAEIERDQVAGNWKKAGHTLGAAAAALQKAGADFIVICTNTMHKVVDDVAAHISIPILHIAEATATQIKEKDLQTVGLLGTKYTMEQDFYISRIERHGIDVLVPVGEARDVVNKVIFEELCLGDIQQSSREYYMQVIKNLVDRGAEGIILGCTEIGLLLEQEDSPVPLFDTTVIHAQEAVRKALGE